CGCGAACCACAACGGCGGTCGCTACCGCACGTTCCTGTTCGACGGCGACGTCCCGACGCTCGTCGACGCGGCGTTCGACGACACGACCGACGTCGTCGCCGAGCGACTCGACGAACTCGGCGTCGCGCCGGAGCGACTCGTCGTGACGCACGGCGACCCAGACCACGTCGGCGGCCTCGCCGGCCTGGCCGACCGGTACGACCTCGAAACCTGGGTCCCCGAAGGGACCGAGGTCGGCGGCGAGTACGCCCCCGACCGCCGGTACGGAGACGGCGACGAGGTCGGCCGGTTCGTCGCGGTCCACACGCCCGGGCACACGTCCGACCACCACGTGCTCGTCGACGAGGCGGCCGGCGTCGCGGTGCTCGGCGACGCGGTGTTCGGCGCCGACGCCCGCGGGCTACCCGAGGGGTACTTCGTCCTCCCGCCCGGCTTCTTCTCCGAGGACGTGAACGAGGCCGACGCGAACCTCAAGCGACTGCTCGACTACGAGTTCGACGTCGGCCTCGTCTACCACGGGTCGAGCGTCGCGTCGGATGCGAGCGAGAAACTCGAACGATTCGTGGAGTTCGCCGGGAAGCCGA
This genomic window from Halorussus vallis contains:
- a CDS encoding MBL fold metallo-hydrolase — translated: MIEEIAPGVYDLSIANHNGGRYRTFLFDGDVPTLVDAAFDDTTDVVAERLDELGVAPERLVVTHGDPDHVGGLAGLADRYDLETWVPEGTEVGGEYAPDRRYGDGDEVGRFVAVHTPGHTSDHHVLVDEAAGVAVLGDAVFGADARGLPEGYFVLPPGFFSEDVNEADANLKRLLDYEFDVGLVYHGSSVASDASEKLERFVEFAGKPN